A stretch of DNA from Gemmatimonas sp.:
TCACCTCGGACGTCCGACTGTCGAATGGCACGTCGGGGTCGCAGACGGTGACGTGGACCTCCTCCACCCCAACCGTGGCGACGGTGTCGACGGCTGGCGTCGTGACGGCGGTGGCGTCAGGGACGACGACGGTCACGGCGGCGGTCGGTGCTGTGACCGGTACCGCGACGATTACCGTCGCCATTCCGTTCGTACAGTCCATCACGGTCACACCGGCCACGAGCACGCTCGCGTCGTTCGGTGCGACCACGGCCGTCGCGGCGGCCGTGATGATGTCCAACGGCGTCGCCGGCACCCAAACGCCTTCGTGGACGTCGTCCAATCCCGCGGTGGCGACGGTAACTGCGGGCACGGTGACGGCGGTGTCGAACGGCACGGCCACGATCACGGCCACGGTTGGTACGGTTACCGGTACGGCATCGGTCACGGTCGCGCAGGTCGTGGCGTCGGTGCGACTGCTGCCGACGGACACGGTGATGAAAACGGCCGGTCCACTCCGTGCCAGTGCGCTCGACGCGCGCGGGAATGTGATCGCCAATGCGCCGATCGTATGGACGGCGGTCAATCCCGGGCTTGCCACCGTGAGCCAGACCGGCGCCGTGACCCCACTCAACCCCGGCGTGGCGCGCATGCGTGTGAGTTCGGGCGCGTTTCAGGCCACATCCATCGTGCGCAGCATCGCGAACATCGTGCGCTTGAGCGACATGACGCCGCTGTTCGAGTACACCGCGTCGGCCGGACAGCGTCGTGCCTATTCCGAGATCAGCCAGAGCAATGCGGACGCGCGCGCCATCCTGATAGGGCAAGTCTGGAGCTACCTCGAAACGGTCCTCCCGTTGAGCGGCTCGGCGTCGACCGACATGTTCTTCAGCACGTGGCCGGAGATCTGGCTCGAGGCGTCGCCATTCTGCAACGGCACCCTGTTCGCCAATCAGGACATCTATCAGGGTTGTGCGTCACCG
This window harbors:
- a CDS encoding Ig-like domain-containing protein; the encoded protein is MSRLHSVRFVVGALALVGAIACGGGDSPSGPKTPTPTPTPTPTVQSVVVSPATATLVAAGATTALTSDVRLSNGTSGSQTVTWTSSTPTVATVSTAGVVTAVASGTTTVTAAVGAVTGTATITVAIPFVQSITVTPATSTLASFGATTAVAAAVMMSNGVAGTQTPSWTSSNPAVATVTAGTVTAVSNGTATITATVGTVTGTASVTVAQVVASVRLLPTDTVMKTAGPLRASALDARGNVIANAPIVWTAVNPGLATVSQTGAVTPLNPGVARMRVSSGAFQATSIVRSIANIVRLSDMTPLFEYTASAGQRRAYSEISQSNADARAILIGQVWSYLETVLPLSGSASTDMFFSTWPEIWLEASPFCNGTLFANQDIYQGCASPTWTHWVVPTTSDYIHVTRWLSRQFLLSSMTRVAEFPWFLGGYTLWLAGGSFQGAAIAGSPLRALIQDFRNGDTQGLLVPIDTLVRTANARFFENLPQRTPVAVRQAQSSLFLAYLNRDYPLVIPGILARIRATPGNAFTNDMLIAEIQNLTGRTLAQLEPAYLLYARSLQP